The following nucleotide sequence is from uncultured Ilyobacter sp..
GAGCAGTCAACTGAAAGAAATGGAAAATACAGGGCTCATTATTAGACGTTCGTACAATCAAGTGCCACCCAAGGTTGAGTATTATCTTACAGATCAAGGAAAAGATTTTATCAAAGTAATTGACAGCATGCATTTATGGGGTGTGGACTATATAGATGCGAATTTAAAAAATTAATCGTATTCTTGGAAGATATTCTAAATTTAGTGTAATTTAATAGGGGTTCCAACTGGAACCCCTATAAGTGATCATTGATATACTTTAAAGGTAATTCGGTATAGGTCGCTCACAACGACATCTCAGCTGCTTTCTTTAGGGCTCCTTTGAAATGCTCAATACTCTGTGCACCTGAAACAGCGACCTTATCATCAATTATAAAAAAAGGGACACCGGTTATTCCAATACTTGAAGCCTCTATTTGATCCTTGGTAACTTCAGATAAGTATGATTTTTCTTTAAGAACTTTTTCGAGCTTCTCCCTATTCAATCCAATTTTTCCAGCTAGGGATAGTAAAGTGTCTAAATTGCCTAAGTCTGCCCCTTCTTCGAAGTATGCCTTGAAAAAAGAATCGACAAGAAGCTTTTCTTTGCCCTCATCCTTGGCAAATTTAGCAGCCTGATGAGCCAGGGAAGTGTTATTTCTTATCATAATATCATACCTATAATTCAATCCGACTTTAGCAGCCTCACTTTTGGTGGCGTCTATACGTGCTTTGGCACTTTCATAAGGCACTCCGTACTTTTTTGATATAAAGTCATAATAATTACCCCGTTCATGTCTTACCTCATTTGAATCCAACTGAAAACTTCTAAAGCTTATCTCAATATTCTCTTTATCTTCAAAGGTTTCAAGAGCCTTTTCCAGCTTTTTTTCAGCTAGGTAACAGTAGGGACACACAAAATCAGACCAGATTTCTATTTTCATATTATCACTCCTTTTATACGATTCTTAAAATTTTTTTAGATTCTTATTCAATCTTTATAATTTTTTTAGCTAAATCAACTAAGTTTGTTTCAGATATATCTGGTTGAGAATAATATGGATTAAATATTTCTTCTTTACGCTTTATATATGCTGTTGTAAGTCCTACTTTTTTTGCTCCGAATAAGTCCCAGTCATGAGAAGCAACCATAGCAATATTTTCAACAGATATTTTTTCTTGAAGGGTTACGTACTGGTAGATATCCTTAAAGGGCTTGTATTTTTTTACAGAATCAACAGAGTAATAGGTGTCAAATAAGTCAAAAATTCCTGCAGTTGTAAGTTGTTCTTTAATCATTTCTAATGATGAATTAGATACTGCAACTACTTTGATTTCATTTTCCTTAAGAAGTTTAAGTGCTTTAGGAACGTCATCATATGCAGGTAATTTTCTAAAGGCACCCAATATTTCAAGCTTGGTTTCTTTTGTTAACTCTTTACCATTTTCATGAAATAAACTTTCTAATACAACTTCTGCCAGTTCACCGAAATTCTTGTATTCATCCATGGCACCTACTACAGTAGATGTATGTAATAATTTAGTAAACCAATATTTCAGCACATAATTATCATCAAAATTTTTATCGAAATTTTCTTTGAGCAGACTTAAATCTAACATTGTCTCATTCATATCAAATAATACAATTTTTATCACTTACTCCCCCCTATATTTTTTATCTTTGAATTTAAAATTTTTTTTATATCAACCTAAGTTTCAAAAGCTTAAATTATTCCCCATGCCGCACTGTCTTTAATAAGTACCTAAATTCAGTTTGGCATGGGGAATTGTTTGAATAAAACCTGTTTACGTATTAAATCTCAAGAAAAATTATTGCATTATGGAAGTTATATTATTTTTTTATAAGCTTCGATAACTTCAGTTGGCTCAGCACGTTTTGTATAGTCTGCGTCTACCCAGGCATTGGTAATGACTCCGTTACCATCTATAACATAGGTAGCTGCTATTGGTAATTCAGCTTCTTCATTTCCCTGTGATTTTTTCAGATCTATTCCAAAACCATCATATATAGTCTGAAGCTTTTCAGGAACTTTGAAAAGTAATTTTAATTTTCTGGCAAATTTATTGTCAATATCACTTAGAACGCTAAAGTTAAGCTTTTCAATTTCTACAGATTCCATTGTCACATCTGGCTTCTCTGGCGATATAGCAAACATTGCTATCTTTTCGTCACTATTTTCTCCTAGGAGTTCATCATAAAAGGCAAGCTCCATGTTGCAGTAAGGACACCAGGTTCCACGGTAAAAGCTTATTATGGCAGATTTGTTATCTAACAACTCTTTTATGGATACAGTCTCACCACGGTGATTTAAAAGTTGCCCGTCTGGTATCTTATCTCCGACATTAAGAGGCTTACTTTCGTAGCCAGCTTCTTTCAGATCTCTAGTCACTTTATCCATGTAATCCAACGTAGAACTTGGAAGTGCTTTTTTCTTATCACTATTTCTTTTTTCTAAAGCATCTTTTAAAGTTTTCATTTTGTCCTCCTTATAATCCAAATTTATTTGTATTTTTTTATTATGAAAATTTAAATTAAAACACTTAATTAAACTTATTAGTCATTTTTATAAAATGTCAGAAATCATTTTCTTGATATTTTCTTTAGTTGTCTCTTCTGTAGTTACTATCTGCCCACCCATTTTATCTTTTTCAAGGATCATGACCTCAAAGCATATAGAGCGGCTGAAAGACCTGCCGGACCCCCGCCGATTATAATTAGGTCATAAATTTTATCTACTATATCCCCCTATCCTGTATTTTATATGACCGGTCATCTTGTGGTGTTTTAAATTAAAAAACCTCATAGAGAAGTTTTTAATTTAAGATTAGTTTTATTAACATTTTTATTTCAATAAGACTTCGTTTAAAATAGTGTAAAAGTCATCTAAGGCGGTTTTATTGGCTGACATTTTCATTCTTACAAGTGATCCCTGCCAACTGCTTATTATAAAGCTGGCTAAGCTTTTTAGATCGACGTTACTTTTTAAATCTCCTTTCTCATGTGCCTCTAACAAGTTTTTATAAACTTGCAATACGATCTCTTTGGTGATATCAGCAGCAGCCTTTGATATTGATTCAGTGACATCTCCCATTTCCTGGCTGAGATTTCCTATGAAACAACCGTATTTTAATTCTTTTTCCACTGCATTTTGTATTCCTTGTTCAAAAAAATTTCTGATCCTCTCTAGAGGTTCAAGATCTTTATTTGTTGATAATATAATTTTATAAACGGGATTGTTGTCATAATAATGATGTATGGCATCTATGGCGTACTGTTCTTTATCTTCAAAATAATTATAAAAAGACCCCTTTGGAATACCTGCAGCATCTGTAATATCTTTTACACTTGTACCGTTGTAACCTTTCAGATACATCAAGTCTATTGAAGCTTTTATAATCTCGTCTTTTCTCATTTTTTTATTCTTCATACAAACAGTATATGACCAGTCGTCTCAAAAGTCAAGGTTTTTTTAAAAATATACTTTCAATAAAATAGAATTTAGTATTTAAAGACGAATATATATAGGTTTAAAAAAAAAGTAAAAGAGATGAAGTGGTTGTATAATGCTATAAACGAGTGAATATATTTAAATCTAATTGCAGAGGAGCTATGCTTTGAAAAATATGAGAATTCAGACGAGAGAGTATTTTCAAAACAAGGAATAATAACAGAAGAAAAATTGGCAGAGTAAAATATCAAATATTGATATTAAGCCTCATAAAATTATATATGTCAAGAAAAAATAGAACAGTCCGTTCTTAAAATGAAATTAAGATGTAATAAAAAAAATTAGATAAACTAAAAGGTTTTTAGTAATATTGCAGTAATATATTAATTAAGTGATTTTTTTATAGTGAATAAAGAATCACTGGACATTGTTCAGTAATAGGAGGAACAGGTTATGAAGGATTTTGTTCAGTTGAGTGACGGCGTGACTTGGACTGGGGCAATAGATCAAGATATGAAGAAGTTTCATGGAGAAGAACTTTCTATTCCCAATGGAACAAGTTATAACTCTTATCTTGTAAGAGATGAAAAAACTGTACTTATAGATACCGTTATCTATAAAAAGGGGTATGAGTGGCTTTTTAAATTAAAAAAAGAGATAGATCTCAAAGAGATAGACTATATAGTTATGAATCATAGTGAGC
It contains:
- a CDS encoding DsbA family oxidoreductase, which produces MKIEIWSDFVCPYCYLAEKKLEKALETFEDKENIEISFRSFQLDSNEVRHERGNYYDFISKKYGVPYESAKARIDATKSEAAKVGLNYRYDIMIRNNTSLAHQAAKFAKDEGKEKLLVDSFFKAYFEEGADLGNLDTLLSLAGKIGLNREKLEKVLKEKSYLSEVTKDQIEASSIGITGVPFFIIDDKVAVSGAQSIEHFKGALKKAAEMSL
- a CDS encoding haloacid dehalogenase type II → MIKIVLFDMNETMLDLSLLKENFDKNFDDNYVLKYWFTKLLHTSTVVGAMDEYKNFGELAEVVLESLFHENGKELTKETKLEILGAFRKLPAYDDVPKALKLLKENEIKVVAVSNSSLEMIKEQLTTAGIFDLFDTYYSVDSVKKYKPFKDIYQYVTLQEKISVENIAMVASHDWDLFGAKKVGLTTAYIKRKEEIFNPYYSQPDISETNLVDLAKKIIKIE
- a CDS encoding peroxiredoxin-like family protein, giving the protein MKTLKDALEKRNSDKKKALPSSTLDYMDKVTRDLKEAGYESKPLNVGDKIPDGQLLNHRGETVSIKELLDNKSAIISFYRGTWCPYCNMELAFYDELLGENSDEKIAMFAISPEKPDVTMESVEIEKLNFSVLSDIDNKFARKLKLLFKVPEKLQTIYDGFGIDLKKSQGNEEAELPIAATYVIDGNGVITNAWVDADYTKRAEPTEVIEAYKKII
- a CDS encoding TetR family transcriptional regulator C-terminal domain-containing protein encodes the protein MKNKKMRKDEIIKASIDLMYLKGYNGTSVKDITDAAGIPKGSFYNYFEDKEQYAIDAIHHYYDNNPVYKIILSTNKDLEPLERIRNFFEQGIQNAVEKELKYGCFIGNLSQEMGDVTESISKAAADITKEIVLQVYKNLLEAHEKGDLKSNVDLKSLASFIISSWQGSLVRMKMSANKTALDDFYTILNEVLLK